The Gammaproteobacteria bacterium DNA window ATACTCTTGTTGTAAATTTTAAAAAAATAGTATAGAAAGTCATCCCAAAGGAGTGGTAGTTCAGTTGGTTAGAATACCGGCCTGTCACGCCGGGGGTCGCGGGTTCGAGTCCCGTCCACTCCGATAAAAATCATCAAGTTCCCCTGCAGGTGTGCCGAATCGGCACGCCAACTTTTTTATAAAGAGAGCACAATGCTTCAAACCATTCGTGATCATACGCAAGGATGGATTGCTGGTGTTATTATCAGCATTATCATTTTAACTTTCGCACTGTGGGGTATACACAGTTATTTTGAAGGTGGGGGTAACAACAATATCGTTGCGGTTGTAAACGATAATGAAATCACTAAAGAGCAGCTTGCAGTAAGCTATGAACGCTTACATAAACAAATTCAATATCAGTATGGTGCAAATATTCCTGCCTCGCTGACCGATGCACAAATTAAAGATCGTGCGCTTCGCAGTTTGATTGAGACAGAAGCTTTAAAAGATTCAGCTGTGGATCAAGGCTTTCGTGTTACAGATCGTCAAGTTGATAATTTTTTACAAACGATGCCAGAGTTTCAAGTGAATGGAGGATTTTCACTTGAGCGTTTTCAAACGATCCTCGCTTCAGTTTACTTATCAATTAGTGATTTTTTAAATATTATTCGCGCTAATTTACTCATTGATCAGCCTAAGTTTGGTATTGCTTTTTCTTCTTTTGCACTTCCCAATGAGACGCGAGGAAGTATGTCGTTAGTTAACCAAGAGCGTGAGTTTGATTATCTCGTTATCCCTTTGCAAAATTTTTTAGCCAAGCAAGGTAATATTACGCAAGAAAAGATTCAATCCTATTATGATTCTCATCAAAAAGAATTTACCCAGCCCGAGCAAGTAAGTGTCGATTATATTGAGTTAAACCTAAATTCGCTTGCGGCGAAAATTATGCCAACTGATGTAATGTTAAAAAACTTTTATCAAGAAAATCCTGGCTTATTTACGGCTCCCCAAAGTTTTAAAGTACAAGATGTTTTTATCCCAGCACCTGCAACGCTCTCTCAAGCAGATGCAGATAAACTTGTGGTTCAAGCAGAAAGTACAGTCAAAGCCTTAAAAAGTGGTAGTGAGCTGAACAATGGCAATGCTAAACAAAGTAGTCTTTTTAAACCTAACACATGGATTCCCTTAAACGAATTTAGCGAGGAAGTTAGAAAAGAAATAGCCACCGCTAAACCTAATGATGTGTTAGGGCCTATTAAAACCCCTGAAGGATTGCAGGTTATCAAAGTAGTCGAGATTCGAAATCCTGAAGTTTTATCTTTTGAAGTTTCCAAAGCACGCGCCAAAGAACTTTATATCAGGCAACATGCAGAAGAAAAGTTTGCTGAATTGCGTGAGCGTTTGGCAGATTTAACTTATGAACATCCAGATTCATTACAATTTGCATCCGAGACATTAAATTTACCCATACAAACCAGTGAAGTATTTAATTTGGAAAAAGTTGGGAAGGATATTTCTCAACACAAAAAAGTTCGCACTGCGGCATTTGCCAACGATGTACTGAACTTGCAAAATAACAGTGATGTTATTTCAGTTACGCCAGAGACCTTTGTTGTGTTGCGTATTAAAACACATAAGCCTGCCACAATGATGCAACTGCCTAGTGTTGCTGCTCAAATTACTCAACGCATCCAATTAAAACAAGCTGAAAATGAAGTCCAATCGTTAGCAGAAAACATAGTCACCAATTTAAAGAATGGTAAAGACATCAATGCTGTTGTTAAATCAAATCAATTGAATTGGAACCAATCTACCTTTTTAGGACGATATGCAAATAAGGTTGATTCGGCTCTATTAGACACAGCATTTCGCTTGCCCGATCCAGCTTTATTAAAGCGAACTTCGTATGGGATCGCGAAAGTTCCACAAGGTTATGCAGTTGTAGCAGTCAAATCCGTGCGCGTTGGCGCATCAGATAGTAAAGAATACAATGTTTTTGCTGAACAAATTCAGAATAGTGATGGCGTCATTGAATATGAATTGTATAAATCTGTTCAACTCAATAATGCTAAAATTAAAGTTATGGCGTAAGGTTTAATCAATTACTTTTTGAAATTAAGTTAATTTGAGCGTCATATTTTTTTAAATATGACGCTATTACCTTTTTACTAAGCGTAAATGTAAACTGAGATGAAATTCATACGCTAGATCAATTCCCAAGATCTAGTTTAAATTCTCATAGGAAAGTGTTTAGGCTTAGCCTGCTGCATCAACTCTTGCATTATCGACATAAAAGCGAACTTCAAAGGGTAGAGGTAAATACGTTAACTGGTCTATAAAGCCAGTTAAAATGGCTGATTTACCATTATTAGATAGCTTCCCATCGATATACATCGTTTTATTACGATTTTCTATTATTAAATATCCATTCTTACAAACAAGATTTTCAAAGTTAAAATGACCTTGCCAAAGAAGGCAAGCTTTAGAAGTAGTTGTGACCCGCCCAGCAATGGAAAATTTATGATTAGTTTGTGTGATGGTCCCATCGACATGATAATCGCAATCACCTAAAAGATTACCTCTTAATGTAATATCACCTTCCCATCTGCTAGCAAGGGTGGAACATAAGTCATTCGCATAAATTGGTGTACATAGTGAAGCGATTAAAAATAAAAATTTTTTCATTATAATTTTCCCTGTTAAATAAGATCACTTTATCCTTTGTTTATTTACTAATAATTAAAGTATTTCGTTTGTGAAATGTACCCTCGTCCTAGGAAAAATTTCACTTGAAATAAAGCCTTTCAAGCATGATCAGGCACAAAATGGAAGCTAGGTAAACAATTCACATTCAACCTGCAGTCTCAACATCATATAGAAGCCTGCCTCATGATGCATTGCATATGAGAATAAATACAAGCGATCCTGATTAATAGCAAAGCACATATATGACGTATGTTTATTTTTGAAAGTTATACGATACTGTATTTGGCTGGTATGAATGGTCACCTGCTAACCATCCCTTTATTTAGCAGCTTATCTTTTCACAATTTGTTTGCAATAATACTTAAATCTCCGACCAAAACGGAACCCAGAACACGACTTTGCTTGAAAGAAAAATTGTTAGTTTACAAAATCTGACTTAGATATTCAAAACAGGGTGCTGAAGCCCCGATTATTCCAGGTACTAAAACATTTTCCTGATTAAATGAGATAGGCTTTTTAAATTTATCTCTAATGAGACCACCGGCTTCTGTTATTAAGAGCGTTCCTGCAGCAATATCCCATTCATTCTTAGGGCCTAAACTAAAAGTAGCATCTCCTATCCCCGCAGCAACCAGCGCAAGCTTATAGGCAATAGATCCTATAACTCGTACTGTGTTATGTTTTTCAAACTGAGTCCATTCACCCCGGCGATACTCAGAGCGACTCGCTAATAAAATATACTGACCTTGTGAAGCATGAGAAGCACAGTAGATTTGTTGTCCGTTTAAATAAGCACCTTCACCCAGTACAGCGGAAAAGAGTTCATTGCTTGCAGGATTAAAAACCACGGCTAAAATGGGTTGGCCCTTTTCAATTAAAGCGACAGAAATTGCATATTCAGGAATTGATTGAGCAAATTCACGGGTACCATCAATGGGATCGACTATCCAAACCCGATCGCTCTGTAAACGTGTTTTATCGTCGGTTGTTTCTTCAGAAAGCCAACCATAAGAGGGAAAAGCTGTGCATAAATGATTTTTTAAAAGACGATCTGCTAACACATCAGCTTCAGTAAGGATATCGTTATTAACTTTCTTTTCAATCGTGAACCCGGCTTTTTGCACTGAAAGAATGGCACTTCCTGCTTCTTTAACGGCAGTTAATAAAATTTTGTATTCATTCGCTAGGTCCAAGAAGTTTTTTTTCTCCATTTCTTTTTCGCCATGTTCGTAAGGTTTCATCAAATTTTCTCAATGGGTAAATTATTTTCCAAAGCCGCGATTTATGTAATTGGCGTGTATAAGTCTTCAATGTTTTATGCCGCCGCAACAGAGTATCAATTAAGTCATAAAATGGCAAAACCACATGAAGTTGATGTTGTATATCCTGCCAAGCGATTTGAAAATTTTTATCATCAAAAGTAATTTCATCATGTGCTATTTTCAACAACCATGAATATACTTGACTTGCGACAGGAGAAACTTTTGTTGCAGGATGTATTTCCAAGTCCTGCGATTTGTATTCAAAGTGGGTAAGGTTTTTATCAAGAAAACTATCAATATAATGGTTAATCGTATTATTATTTTCTAAATGATCGAGATGAAGTTCACTCTGCAACCGCGTTAGTTGTTGGCGCGGATTCTTCATAAGTGTATCGTAATTAACAATGACGCGTTGTTTTCCATGTGTTTCATTGACTGCAGCAATTAGATGTAATACCCACAAAATTAACCCGTGTTCAACATCCGCATCGGTTAAACGCTGATAAGAAAGTGCAGAGGATAATGGATTGCGTAAAGCGATAACATAAGATTCATGGACACCCAATGTTTGAAATACATTTTGCCAAAATGGTAATAATCGCGCGGTTCGTGGGTCTTTAAATCCCCACATCGTTTTTTGAGATAATCTTTTTTTTATGATGGCGCATGCTTTAAATTTTAATTCATCTAAAGTTGAATTTTGTAATTCAGCTTTGGATATAGCTCGCGTGCTATCCCAGTAAATCCCCACTTTTTTCAAGATTTGTTCATTAATCTTGTAAACAATATCGTGATCTTCCCAAAATCCCGTTGGGTTCCATTTGCTTCCGGGTGAAAGAGCAGTCCCTAAATCTACACCGAGTGCTTTCACCCCACGTGAAATGACGCTCGTCCCACTTCGCGCCATTCCAAGGATAACAATAAGGCGTTTAGAATCAGATTCCTCGCCTTGTTTGATCATGCGATATAGCCTAACGATTGAATGGTCTGCATAATTTGGTCAACAATGTCATGGGGACTTTGATTGTTGGTATCGATCGAAATTTCCGCTGTCAAAGGTGCTTCGTAAGGGTCACTAATACCGGTGAATTGTTTAATGATTCCTTCCCGTGCTTTTTTATATAACCCTTTGCGATCGCGTTCCTCACAAATTTCGAGGGGAGTTGCTACATAAATTTCGATAAATCCACCCACTTCGCTTACCATGTCGCGTACTTTTTCTCTGGCGTTTTGAAAAGGTGAGACGAGTGCGCAGATTGCAATGCCACCATGTTTAGTGATTTCGCGTGCAACAAAGCCGACACGAGTGACATTGGTTTCACGATCTTCTCGGCTAAAACTTAAACCGGCTGAGAGGTGGGTGCGGATAATGTCGCCATCCAACAAACTAATTTGCCGATGCGTCACTTCGCGTAAGCGCAGAGCAACGCCATTGGCAAGTGTTGATTTGCCTGAGCTCGGTAATC harbors:
- a CDS encoding SurA N-terminal domain-containing protein; its protein translation is MLQTIRDHTQGWIAGVIISIIILTFALWGIHSYFEGGGNNNIVAVVNDNEITKEQLAVSYERLHKQIQYQYGANIPASLTDAQIKDRALRSLIETEALKDSAVDQGFRVTDRQVDNFLQTMPEFQVNGGFSLERFQTILASVYLSISDFLNIIRANLLIDQPKFGIAFSSFALPNETRGSMSLVNQEREFDYLVIPLQNFLAKQGNITQEKIQSYYDSHQKEFTQPEQVSVDYIELNLNSLAAKIMPTDVMLKNFYQENPGLFTAPQSFKVQDVFIPAPATLSQADADKLVVQAESTVKALKSGSELNNGNAKQSSLFKPNTWIPLNEFSEEVRKEIATAKPNDVLGPIKTPEGLQVIKVVEIRNPEVLSFEVSKARAKELYIRQHAEEKFAELRERLADLTYEHPDSLQFASETLNLPIQTSEVFNLEKVGKDISQHKKVRTAAFANDVLNLQNNSDVISVTPETFVVLRIKTHKPATMMQLPSVAAQITQRIQLKQAENEVQSLAENIVTNLKNGKDINAVVKSNQLNWNQSTFLGRYANKVDSALLDTAFRLPDPALLKRTSYGIAKVPQGYAVVAVKSVRVGASDSKEYNVFAEQIQNSDGVIEYELYKSVQLNNAKIKVMA
- a CDS encoding 3'(2'),5'-bisphosphate nucleotidase CysQ; amino-acid sequence: MEKKNFLDLANEYKILLTAVKEAGSAILSVQKAGFTIEKKVNNDILTEADVLADRLLKNHLCTAFPSYGWLSEETTDDKTRLQSDRVWIVDPIDGTREFAQSIPEYAISVALIEKGQPILAVVFNPASNELFSAVLGEGAYLNGQQIYCASHASQGQYILLASRSEYRRGEWTQFEKHNTVRVIGSIAYKLALVAAGIGDATFSLGPKNEWDIAAGTLLITEAGGLIRDKFKKPISFNQENVLVPGIIGASAPCFEYLSQIL